The genomic interval GCATATGAACTGGCTACTGGTAGTGAGGGTGGGGAATTTGATGAAGATGTACACAATGTTTTCTCCCATGAAAAGCTGCAAGTAAGGTATTGGTGGAAATGGTTTCCTTAGAATGATTTATTTCCCTTCAGGAACTTCTCCACCCCTTATTCCTTTATTTACTCTTAAAATTCTTCTCTTCACTGGTCAGGCCTTATCAAGAGGTAGACACCAAATTAAAGTGATCTgtataaaggggctggggttgtatctcagtggtagagtgcttgcctggcatgtgcaaggccctgggttcaatccccagtaccacaaaaacaaagtgATCAGTATGGAGAACTACTGGGGGCAAATTTGTAAGAAACAATTTTAGGACAAATCAAAGAACAACAGTTTGTAGATAACACAAACTTGCAGgagatttaaataaatttaagctACATTCAGATAAACTTTTAAGAGGCTAAAAAGAATTACAAGAGATACCAGGGCCGTTTGGAGGCTGACAAGTATTAATAGCAAGGAGGCTAAACACATTTTTGTCCTGGGGTCCCAGATCAGAAAAATATGAGTTTCTTCAATTAAACTGATCCCCAAAATATGCTATATCATGTATATCCTTCTCAGGCTTCTTAAAGGGTCAAGCTAGccaaaataaaggaaagtaaATGGTTGTATACACAGGCAAGCAGATTTGAAACATTTCAGGGTAGTTTCAAGAAAAGAAGGCTCACTCTGTCAGATTCCAGTATCAAGAATCTGGACCTAAGGGAGTAAGGCAGAAGGTGTATGTATAAGGTGAAAGGGCTAGGGAAAGGTTGGAGACAATTATGACAGAAAGGGATGGTCAAAAACAGAGTcaagtatttttacattttattagctACAATACTATAGACCCTAGAGCTGCCTCATTCCCTCCCGTCCCCTTTCCCCCAGCCATGGGGTCAGGCCTTTCCAGGAGCCCCTGCCTTTGCTGCCTGAGCCCGTTGAAACTCCTGTTGTAGCTGAGCAAGGGTCTCCCTCTGTTGCTCAGACTGTCGCTCAAGGTCTCGGAGCTGGGATTCATATCGCTTACTGATGAAATGCAAGGGAAAcaagcagaaaaggaaaaattagtgGGACTTACCATTTTGAGAGggtactgaagaaagaaagaaattgttggAAAAGTTGAGATCTAAGGGACAGAGAAGGGGACCaaagaggaaggagctgggagAACTGTATAATTGAGGAATATGATGGAGAGCCACTCTACACAGGTCCCTCAACATTTATACTCCAACAGTGTCAGTTGTGGCACAGGGTGGTAGAACAAAGACTTACATTTCTGCTGTTATATAGTCCAGTCTCTTCCCCACTGTGGCCCGAGCTTCCCCCAGCTCCTGTTTGACCAGCACAGGACCCAGAAGTTTAAAGACCACGTTGGACCCATCCAGCAGGGCCAGTTCCTAATGAAGGGGTGGAAAATATATCATCAGAACCACTGTCAATACAAGTCTCTTCTTAGCCCGTAAATCCCAGT from Ictidomys tridecemlineatus isolate mIctTri1 chromosome 8, mIctTri1.hap1, whole genome shotgun sequence carries:
- the Pfdn6 gene encoding prefoldin subunit 6, whose product is MAELIQKKLQGEVEKYQQLQKDLSKSMSGRQKLEAQLTENNIVKEELALLDGSNVVFKLLGPVLVKQELGEARATVGKRLDYITAEIKRYESQLRDLERQSEQQRETLAQLQQEFQRAQAAKAGAPGKA